The following are encoded together in the Lactuca sativa cultivar Salinas chromosome 1, Lsat_Salinas_v11, whole genome shotgun sequence genome:
- the LOC111908897 gene encoding aspartic proteinase 36 isoform X1, with amino-acid sequence MNRCSPSKTGRLSQTDKTLDEIMGLGRQSMYVISQLSSQGIAPNSFSHCLAGGDGGGIVAFGTSVMANVVFTPLVKSAWHYNVNLESISVIVETLTIDHSVFALSDHQPGIIIDSGTTLVYITEEAYTPVVDAIKHAASNFIQPLMSSENFCYSFNSSYFYTGIFPIVRFNFTGGASMDFKPRTILYANSPWLSDKIKHQSYYWRRV; translated from the exons ATGAACAGATGTAGCCCGTCCAAAACAGGACGGCTGAGTCAAACTGACAAAACACTTGATGAGATTATGGGATTGGGCAGACAAAGTATGTATGTGATTTCCCAGCTTTCATCTCAAGGGATTGCACCCAATTCCTTTTCACATTGCCTGgctggtggtgatggtggtgggatTGTGGCTTTTGGTACATCCGTCATGGCAAATGTAGTATTCACTCCACTTGTCAAATCAGC GTGGCATTACAATGTAAATTTGGAAAGCATATCAGTCATTGTTGAAACATTGACAATTGATCATTCTGTATTTGCATTAAGTGATCACCAACCGGGAATAATAATTGATTCCGGAACAACTTTGGTATACATTACTGAAGAGGCTTACACCCCCGTTGTGGATGCT ATAAAACATGCAGCTTCAAACTTCATACAGCCACTTATGTCAAGTGAAAATTTTTGTTATTCATTCAATTCAAG TTATTTTTATACCGGCATATTTCCCATAGTACGGTTCAATTTTACTGGTGGTGCTTCAATGGACTTTAAACCCAGGACTATCTTATACGCTAATTCTCCATG GTTATCAGATAAAATAAAACATCAGTCATATTATTGGCGGCGGGTGTAG
- the LOC111908897 gene encoding aspartic proteinase 36 isoform X2, with product MVIFHFRWHYNVNLESISVIVETLTIDHSVFALSDHQPGIIIDSGTTLVYITEEAYTPVVDAIKHAASNFIQPLMSSENFCYSFNSSYFYTGIFPIVRFNFTGGASMDFKPRTILYANSPWLSDKIKHQSYYWRRV from the exons GTGGCATTACAATGTAAATTTGGAAAGCATATCAGTCATTGTTGAAACATTGACAATTGATCATTCTGTATTTGCATTAAGTGATCACCAACCGGGAATAATAATTGATTCCGGAACAACTTTGGTATACATTACTGAAGAGGCTTACACCCCCGTTGTGGATGCT ATAAAACATGCAGCTTCAAACTTCATACAGCCACTTATGTCAAGTGAAAATTTTTGTTATTCATTCAATTCAAG TTATTTTTATACCGGCATATTTCCCATAGTACGGTTCAATTTTACTGGTGGTGCTTCAATGGACTTTAAACCCAGGACTATCTTATACGCTAATTCTCCATG GTTATCAGATAAAATAAAACATCAGTCATATTATTGGCGGCGGGTGTAG